Within Deltaproteobacteria bacterium RIFCSPHIGHO2_02_FULL_44_16, the genomic segment TGAAGCAGAGAGTGTTGAAAAATCGAGACGAGTTGAAGTAGTGCCACTATCAGTTGATTTGAGCACTTCGCCCAAACTTCCAACTGCCCAACCATTCGTCGTATCGGAATCGACAATCGCAATATCAAAATCACCAGAAGATGATCCTTGCGTCACTCCACCTGTTGCAATGAGACCACTTTGATCGGTGCCGATAAAATCGGTCCCGTCAATGACCGTACCACTGGATGTCACTACATCCCAAGCAGAGGCTGTACTCGTTGTCGTAGAACTCGTGCTTGTTGTTGAACTTGAGCCGCAGGCGAAAATGAAAAAACAGATAGAAAAAAGAAGACAAGATCGAACAACTGGCATCATCCCCCCTGCTGTTGTTTTTATGTGTTTAGCTCTTTTTGGTAGAGATGACAAGGTTTTCGTACCCGTTGTCATTCTGAACGGAGTGAAGAATCTCGTTGAGATCTTCATGGGATCCTTCCCCGCTAAGAATCGTGGCGGGTCAGGATGACATCAAGAATGATTTTGCAACAGAACCTAGATTCGATTCTCTTTTGTCTCTTCAATCAATTTTCCTAAAAACTTCTCATAGTCCGTGCCACCAGTGGCAATAGGACCGCGACCTTTCTTTTTGATGTACTGAATCGCTGCTTCCAGATGCAACATTCGAAATGCGGCAAGAGCGTCATGAGCTTCGTTAAAAGCTTTCCGAATATTTGCGTCAGTTTTATTTTTTGTGGCATAGGCGCGTAGTGAAGGACCAGCTTCGATCGCGAGAATCCATTCACGTTCGCGTGGAGCACGATAATCTTTGAGCTCTGTTAAGTGATCAATCAACTCACTCGGCTGATGATGTACGCCGAGCACACAATCAAATGAAATAATAGACGGCGACTCAGCGCCTGTCTCCCCCTTCAATCGTTCAAAATGTCCAACACCTTCATAGGTAATATCTTGAAAGTAAAAGATCCAAGGACGAACATGTTTGAAATAGACTTCAGGACTACAGACACTCGGAATGGTTTTGAATGTCTCTCCCATATCGAGCAATGCATGGTGCATGCTGTTCAAAGCATTGATAAAACCCTCTTTGTTCTCATTTACCACCGCAAGTTGCGCTGCCGGAATTGCACGGAGCCCAGGCGCGGCTTTGGCCTCGATTTCAACGTGCGGCAAGATGAAACCATATTCGTCACGCGTATAAGGTGGAATCGTAAAATGTTGAATGAGTTTTAAATTCTCAAAACGGATCGGTTTTTTTTGATCAACACGAGTCCAATTCTGCGTTGCATACATATTGTAAGCAAGAATTGGTTGCATATTGAGTTTCTTGCCAAGCTTTACAAAAGGAATTGCAAGTCCTTGCGGCATATTTTTCGCATGTGGAGCATCGATGTCATTGACACAATCAGCCCAAGCATACGCACTCGTAAGAAAACAGAGGTGACGAAATGCCACAAGCGCTGCTTCATGATTCATTTTTTCAACTGGCAACACCGGGATTTTTTCAAGCTTCGCACGAATCGTCCCATCATAGAGCATCTGCGGAAGTTCAGCCGCAAGGTCATCATAAAGCGCAAACTCTTCGTTGCCTTTCGGAAGTTTTGGAAGTGGGTCTGGGTACGGTAGAAATCCTCGATCTTCACGAACAAGATCGTTGTCGATAAATTGAAGTGCTGGAACTTGCTGTGTCATCACACCCTCCTTTTGATAAAGTGAAAGACTCTATGCCAAAGGAAGGAGAAAAGGTCCAGTATTGAGATTGATTTTTTAGGGCATCACAAACGTTTCGAAGCTTAACCAAAAAAGTGGCTCTTGCGAAAGAGCCTTGGCAAACGATTGGTTCTGAACTGCAATATCGCGGTCATTGCCAGAGACATAAGCGGTGGTAGGAGAAAGAAACTTGCGAAACGTGTTGGTTCTTGAAACTACATGATCTCTATAATTCTCAAACTCTTCTTCAGGTTGCTGTAATACTTCTTTTGAAAGCGAAGCTTTGTAAATGCCAGTTCCTGTCACGATACGATGATCAAAGGTAACGTTAAAACCCACTTCAGAAATAATTCTCGCATCGTCAAAGGCTTGATTGACGTCCTCTGGAGATGGTGTTTCAACTTTAGCTCTTGAAGCAAGAGAAACCGATTTTTGAGGATGAATATGATAAACAGAAATTTGTGTCTCGAAGCCATCTTGAAACAAAAGCAAAATATCTAATAGTATTTCGTTTTCATATTCTGCCCTTGTTTTTCTTTCTTCGGTTCCGATTTCATACCAATTTGTAACTTTTTGACCAACAGCATTTGTCCCTTCAATATAGATCCATATCTCTTCCACCTCACTTGAACGCGCAAGCGCCACAAGCTGCTCTTCTCCGGCACGACGGTTCATCGCCACGACCTCGTGCTCGGAGGACGTATTGACACGAAGTGCTGTTTTTACGAGATATTGTGAGACACTTGGGGTTGACACAGCGCACGCTCCTCACCGTTATTATCGGCTCAGAGCATGCTCATGTTGTGCACTTGGCACAAAAAAAACATCATTTTATTTCTTGTGCCCGGGGCCGGACTCGAACCGGCAAGGGGATATACTCCCCGAAGGATTTTAAGTCCTTTGCGTTTACCGATTTCGCCACCCGGGCATACGAAATTTCCAACAATCAGCCATATCAAAAAAAACTCGATGGGGATTCTTAAGGGGAGAGCAATATCTCCCCTTAAGGTAAAGCGATTGCGAATTTACTTCGCAATCGCGAATTGAGGCGGCGACCGGGTTCGAACCGGTGAATAACGGTTTTGCAGACCGTCGCCTTACCACTTGGCTACGCCGCCGAATAATTTTGAGGGACTACCATTCACATTCACTTCGGTCAAGAAAACGCTTGAATGTCGATATCCAGGCATGATACGAATAGCACCTATGAAACAATTTTTTCTTTTGCTCTTCATTGCAGGAGGGGGAGCACTTTTTTTTGGTTGCGCTTCTCCCCAAACTGAACACGCCAAAACAGGGAATGGTCTTTCCTGGACGGTTGAAGAGCTGACAGAAAAAGCAAAAGAAGCTTCGTCAAGCGCTCAACATGCAACAGAAGCTTCCGAGATCAAAAATTTTGCACAACGTGGCCGTGAGTTTGCAGAAAAATGTATTGAACGCGCTCCAGAAGAAGCAGCCTGTTATTACTATCGCGCCACTCATGTTGGTCTCTATTATAAAGCTCACATCTTTGGATATCAGGACGGTGTCAAACAGATGATCAGCGACTGTGAACGGGCCATCTCCATTGATCCCTCTTATGATTATGCCGGGTGCCATCGTCTTTTAGGCCAGCTCTACACCAATCTTCCCAAAACCACGGCGCGCTCTAATGGAATCATTCGCGATCTTTCCAAAGCAGAACAGCATCTTCGTGAAGCGCTGCGCATTGCTCCGGAATATCCTGAAAACCATCTCGCTCTCTCCGAAAACCTGCTTGCCCAAGGCAATGTCGCAGCATCCCTTGATGCACTGGTTCGTGCAAAAAAGTTAGCGCCGCAATGGAAGCTTGATACTTCATTTCGTTTGTGGGAGATGACGGCACATGAGCTCGAAAAAAAGATCGCGCAGGTTACCCAATAAAAGGAGTTTTCTATGGCAAGTCTGAACAAAGTTATTCTCATCGGCAATTTAGGACAAGATCCTGAAAAAAAAGTGACTGGAAGCGGCCAAACCGTGGTTCATTTTAGTGTCGCTACTTCGGAGCGCTGGAACGATAAAAGTGGACAGAAACAAGAGAAAACCGAGTGGCATCGTATTGTGGTTTGGGGACAGCAAGCTGAAAATTGCGCGCAATATCTTGCAAAAGGTCGTCAAGCTTACATCGAAGGACGACTTCAAACTCGTCAATGGGAAGATAAAGAAGGCAACAAGCGTTACACGACAGAAGTCGTAGCTCAGCGCGTTCTCTTTTTAGGTGGAAGCAAAGGAGAGTCGCAGGCGTTTGAAGGTGCGACTGCTACAGCTCCATCGATGCCTTCTTTTGATGCTGATGCTGTGCACGATGATGTGCCGTTTTAAAAAAACCAATTTCAAAACTGACAAATGATTCGGGTGGCACCGACGGTGTATCCCAGGGGTGCCCCACCCACGGTTTATGGGTGGGGAGGTGGAACGCCGGAGGTGACAGGACCCGTAACAATTAAATGTTTTGAAATTGGTTTTTTATTATTACTTACCAAACAATGACGCAGTTCTTATCCCAATCGAAGCAAAGAGCGTGAAATCGACTGACGGGCCGTGTCCGGTAATGTCCTCAGCAAAACCAAATTGCCAAATAAAATCTTGTTTTCCCAAAAGTTCTTTGTGATCACCTTTCAACCCAACAATAAGATCGAGGGGAACACCGCCCCATTGATCGCTTAAGCTCTTGAGTAATGGCGAACCGCCTTGCAACTGAGCGATTACTGACCAGTCTTTGTAAAGATTGATGTCTCCGGCGACCATAAACTGAAATGAGACTTCGTACATATAATCTTCAATCTTCGAATTGCCAGGAGTGATGTAGGGTCCCGCATTGGCATAGAGATGAAATCGATTTCCCAGTTTTTTCTCAAGCGCAACTCCAAGACCAAAATCAGGACTGCCACTGCTCAGCCCACGTTTTTGTTGACCGGTTGGAATCTTAAAATCCAAAAACCACGCAAGGGCTAACGCCCTTTTCTGGGTTTCTTGAAATTGGTGTTTAAGATGCAATGTCACATCTCCCACTCCCCATCCAAGATCAGGATAGTTGATGCGATCGACACCATACGAAGTCAGTCGATAGGAAAAGCGACCGTTATTGACCGTTTCTCTCCCACCGCGCGGGAAATGAAAGAGACTATGATAGTCCTCGATAAAGGAATCGAGAAAACCGCCATCAAAACGATAGAAAGGGAGTTCGGCCCCTACTTCAAAACCCTTTCCAAGTCCGAGCTGAGCAATAATTGCTGTTCGCAACAACTCCATATCAAGATCAGCGTCACTATGCTCAGCAACTGCTTCTTCAAACAGATTTGAAAACGCAACGTCAGTGCGTAACTCCAACTTCCCCTGCGGAAGTGCAACTGGACGCATGGGAGTGAGACCTAAGTTTTGAAGATAGATCGGATGCTGGATGCGATTCGTCAGTGGCCCGAGCGCGGGAAAGTCATTGGCAAAGCCAATACGTGGAAGAAGAAAAAATACCCCGAAAATAAAAATTCGTTTCATAAATAAGAAGTCATTTCAAAAGTTCATTTGTTACGGGTCCTGCCGCCTGCGGCATTCCGTAAGCTCCGCTTATATGCGGAAGCTTCCGAAATAGCCTCCGGCGTCACCCGAATCATTATCTCTTTTGAAATGACTTCTTATTCAAGAGTATGCAGATACCTTTCCGCATCAATAGCTGCCATGCAGCCGGTGCCACACGCGGTGACTGCTTGACGATAGACGTGGTCTTGGACATCACCTGCTGCGAAGACTCCGGGGACACTCGTTTCCATCGAAGATTTTTTCGTCACGATATATCCGTTCGGCTCAAGTTCAAGCTGACCGCGAAAAACATCCGTATTTGGCTGATGGCCAATCGCAATAAAAACTCCTCCACATGAAATCTCCGAAACTTTTCCTGTTTTGAGATTTTTCATGCGAACGCCGGTGACTTTATCCGCTTTGACATCGAGAATTTCTTCAACAGCAGAATCCCACACAAAATCGATTTTCGGATTTTCAAAAGCTTTCTTTTGCATTGCTTTTGATGCACGGAGTTCATCGCGACGATGAACAATGGTGACCTTGCTTGCAAATTTCGTGAGATAGGTTGCCTCTTCAAGAGCTGTATCTCCCCCACCCACGACCACCAAATCCTGACCTTTAAAGAAAAAACCGTCACATGTCGCACACGCAGAAACTCCTTTGCCCATAAGCTTCATCTCCGCGGGAAGCCCAAGCAACTTGGCACTCGCACCGGTTGCTACAATGATGGTGTGAGATTCGTATACATTTTTTCCATCGACTTCGACCTTGAATGGTCGTTTTGAAAAGTCGACTTTGGTCACCGTCCCGTTCACAAATTTCGTCTCAAACCGTGCTGCTTGTTTGCGCATGGCGTCCATCAGCTCAGGACCGAGAATCGGATTTTCAAAACCGGGATAATTTTCAACGTCACTGGTAATCATGAGCTGACCACCGGGTTGCGTTCCATCAATAATAAGCGGCAGAAGATCAGCGCGGGCTGCATAAATAGCAGCCGTGAGTCCCGCACCGCCTGAGCCAAGAATAATCACTTTGTGAACCATGGATACCTCCTGAAGAAACACGCACATTTGCGGATTCAACATAAAAGGTCAACGCCACTTATTCAAACACATTATTTAGGTGCCGTGCACTTAACTGGGAAAATTCTGATCTCTATTGCTTCAATCACCATTTTGGGGATAAAGGTGAGGAGGATCAAAAGCCGTTATTGTTCGCAACTTTTTTTCGAGAGCAACGATAATAAAAACGTCAGTGATACTGTAAAGGAATCTTATGGGATTCAGAGTCAAACCCGAAATTCGTGACATTTTAAGTCGCCACGATTGTAGTAATCTTCAAGGTTACGAACAACTCGCATGTAACATGCAACGTGAAGTTGAAAAATGCGCCAAGCTGACAAGGAATGATGGAAATCTGCTTGCTCGCTTGGAGGAAGATGGGAAGTTATGGGTCAGTCGTCAAAATTGGTATCTCTACACGACGCTTACCAGAGCTGGCATTGGCGGTTCTGTAGACTGTATCAATGACGGAGAAAAATTTCTCGTAGCGGCAAATGTTTCCTCTTTTTCGTTTGTGCCCAATTCAGATGGGCGCTTTGGTTTACAATATCACACACATCCTTTTTCAACAGAATACTATTTCACACCTGATGAACTTGAAACACGTCTCCAACCTCTTTCACGTCGAATTGCACAACAAGTTTCGCAGCTTGTTACAATTTTTTTGAATACTGGCCAGTAGGATAACGAAAAAAATCTGTTTTCATTTAAACTGAAGCGTTTTCGTACAAAATGTAAAAAAACGCTCCACTTTTATTTTTACGATCATTGAAATTTAACCGTTTTCTTTGGCATCACTTTTGCTTTGCATCATTTATATGCTTGCTCAAGTTTACGCCGCTGCACTCGTGGGAATCGAAACGCAACTCGTCGAAGTGGAAGTCGACGTTCAAATGCAAGGCCTTCCTGGTTGGAGCATGGTCGGTCTCCTTGAAACCGCGGTCAAAGAAGCGCGCGATCGCGTGTTGCCAGCGCTTCGAAATTCTGGATATAAACTTCTCAATCGTCGCACCATTGTAAATCTCGCTCCAGGAAATGTGAAAAAAAGTGGAGCTCATTTTGATCTCCCCATCGCCATCGGCATGCTCACGGCCTGGAATATTTGCAAACCTCATCCAGACAAACGCTATCTTCTGGCTGGCGAATTATCGCTGACGGGAGAACTTCTTCCCATTAATGGCGCGCTTCTCATGGCTATTGCTGCGCGGGCTCATCAACTCACGGGCATTATTCTTCCGGTTCAAAATGAAGAAGAGGCAAAACTTGTCACTTCAACAGAAGTTGTTGGATTTTCAACATTGACCGAAGTCGTTCAATTTCTCAATGGAGAGTTTGTTCCCACAAAACAGATGCCTCCAAAAAAACAAAAACGAACTGCGCCGCCACTTAATTTTGGAGAAGTGCGCGGTCAGCCGATCGCGAAACGCGCGCTCGAAATTGCTGCTGCGGGCGGACACAACATTTTGATGGTCGGAACACCTGGCTCTGGAAAGACAATGCTTGCAGAGAGATTACCCACAATTCTTCCTCCACTGACTTCTGAAGAAAAATTGGAAACGATGAAGGTCTTAAGTCTGCATGGACTTCTTCACGATACGATTCTTTCTGACGAACGCCCTTTTCGTGCTCCGCATCATTCTGCTTCGTATGCAGGGCTTATCGGCGGCGGTGGAGGGATACCGAAACTTGGAGAAATTTCGCTCGCACACAATGGCGTTCTGTTTATGGATGAGCTTGCTGAGTTCAATCGTAATGTCTTGGAAGTTCTGCGTCAGCCACTCGAGTCTGGTCTCGTCCGTCTTGTTCGCACTGGAGCGAGCGTCACCTATCCTGCTCGCTTTATGTTGGTGGCTGCGATGAATCCGTGTCCTTGCGGATATTATGGTCATCCAAAACGTGCGTGTATTTGTAATATGCATCGTATTCAGCATTATCGACGAAAAGTTTCAGGACCACTGATTGATCGAATCGACATTCACATTGAAGTCGAACCAGTTCCTCATAAAGATCTGATGGGAGATAAACCGACAGAAACATCTGAGATGATTAAACAGCGAGTCCTCGCAGCACGAAAAATTCAAGAAGCACGCTACGATTCACGCATTGGTTGTAATGCTCAACTCCATGCTCGTGATTTAAAAAAATTCTGTCCTTTTAAAGGAAATGCAGAATCGCTTCTCGAAAAAGCGACCGAGAAAATGCACCTCTCAGCTCGCTCAACCCATCGCGTATTGAAAATTGCCCGAACCATCGCCGACCTCGAATCCTCCGACGCCCTCGGCCCACCTCATATCGCCGAAGCACTGCAGTATAGGCCTACGGATGATGTGCATTAAGTGCCGTGCACTTAATTGAGAAAAAAGAGGCTTATAATGCCCCGCTACCCCATAATTCATATTCCCGACGGAATTTATTCAGTAACCAGCAAATGCAACAATAATGAATTTCTCTTTGACGCTGAAGAGAAGTTTCAATTGTATTTACATCATCTCCTAGAATGTAAACGCAAATTGAATTTCATTATCTATGATCTCTGTTGTATGTCGAACCATGTGCATGAACTTTATCGTGTCACCCGTGGAATTACGATTGCGGATATTCTTCACACCGTTCGTGGACATTTTTCTCAAAAATTTAATACTCGTTTTG encodes:
- a CDS encoding single-stranded DNA-binding protein produces the protein MASLNKVILIGNLGQDPEKKVTGSGQTVVHFSVATSERWNDKSGQKQEKTEWHRIVVWGQQAENCAQYLAKGRQAYIEGRLQTRQWEDKEGNKRYTTEVVAQRVLFLGGSKGESQAFEGATATAPSMPSFDADAVHDDVPF
- a CDS encoding thioredoxin-disulfide reductase, giving the protein MLNPQMCVFLQEVSMVHKVIILGSGGAGLTAAIYAARADLLPLIIDGTQPGGQLMITSDVENYPGFENPILGPELMDAMRKQAARFETKFVNGTVTKVDFSKRPFKVEVDGKNVYESHTIIVATGASAKLLGLPAEMKLMGKGVSACATCDGFFFKGQDLVVVGGGDTALEEATYLTKFASKVTIVHRRDELRASKAMQKKAFENPKIDFVWDSAVEEILDVKADKVTGVRMKNLKTGKVSEISCGGVFIAIGHQPNTDVFRGQLELEPNGYIVTKKSSMETSVPGVFAAGDVQDHVYRQAVTACGTGCMAAIDAERYLHTLE